One region of Chitinophaga varians genomic DNA includes:
- a CDS encoding SusC/RagA family TonB-linked outer membrane protein, which yields MTWLICMGLMLTLLLAGSLNTLSSAFAQTQQPPSTIVVSIQAKNKNLEDVMTEISVKTGLNFHYDKTDLNLKKKVTLNCTKTPVEDVLALLSAQTGLKFTRINNKIIVGADIDTGGTQTVDLLKHVSLERTITGTVRDSKGTPLQGVTVQIRNSNKGTQTDADAGFSIDASPGDVLLFSYVGYLTREVTVGTNSQLNITLHDNIKALGELIVTALGIPKKSRELPYSAQQLDGDDVSLVKDANFMNSIAGKAAGVCITRNASGIGGTVRVVLRGNKSTRENQPLYIVDGVPYANYTPSQPQDVWGQANNTIGGGGRDGGDGISNINPDDIESISILKGASAAALYGSQAANGVILIITKKGKAGRSRIDVSSDFTIETPSLLPKLQYRYGQTQPPYDSVNQPKPGSLGSWGAPVQSPDHVKDFYNTGATWINTISFSGGTETAQTYFSYANTTNKGILPTNKFNRHTINFRETLRLLNNKLVMDANASFLAQSSINRLSSGLYYSPISGLYVFPRGLDFDAYKNQFEYYDAKRSLYLQNWWNIRSDKGWIGQDDQQNPMWALLRNRRLDARYRGMASLALNYQLNNWLSFKGRASFDKSLDQYELEAYAGTQRVLSDSNGRYILEKEFNTQLYADIMANASGKVNSWLHLAGNVGASITDLKAHERSFNGANPNAEPGLNYPNKFSLSNIAEKSLDARHSVEQKQLQAIFGNAQLGIKNFLFLDLTGRNDWSSTFAFTPTLNKGYFYYSAGLSAIWTDMFKMPKVVNLLRTRLSYAKVGNDIASYASNPAPFTMQTTAGVSRVLLNLRTPYPGIHLEPEDNHSFEAGLEVHLFNNRLNADITVYKNNNYKQYMEVPAPPGSGFMTYYLNMGNIQNKGLEASISVTPVQEKGFSWTSTINFSTNRNKVLQLSNNNIAGADTSNMFTLTDFGVNMFGSFIQEGGSWGDIYSNKELKRNSQGQIIVDENGKLSTVPAFKKVGNPNPDFMLGWNNNIYYRNFTVGFLIDARFGGKVMSVTQAVLDYYGVSEATAKARDNGGVTLNAALADGTPYTGKIDPVNYYTIIGGRSGIGEMYMYDATNIRLRELSLSYLVPLKWKWLRTMRVGVIGRNLFFFKLNAPFDPDVSMGSGNGLQGVDVFGLPPLRSMGINLKFGL from the coding sequence ATGACATGGTTGATATGCATGGGGTTAATGCTGACATTGCTGCTGGCCGGTAGCTTGAACACCCTGAGTAGCGCGTTTGCCCAAACACAGCAGCCGCCATCCACGATTGTTGTCAGTATCCAGGCAAAAAACAAAAACCTGGAAGACGTGATGACCGAAATATCGGTCAAAACCGGACTGAACTTCCACTACGATAAAACTGATCTTAACCTGAAAAAAAAGGTTACGCTCAACTGCACCAAAACACCCGTAGAAGACGTTCTGGCGTTGTTATCAGCACAAACCGGATTGAAGTTTACCCGTATCAACAACAAAATAATAGTAGGAGCCGACATTGACACAGGTGGCACACAAACCGTTGACCTGTTAAAGCACGTTTCACTGGAAAGAACAATCACCGGTACCGTACGCGATAGTAAAGGCACGCCGCTTCAGGGAGTAACCGTTCAAATCAGGAACAGCAACAAAGGAACACAAACAGACGCCGACGCAGGGTTTAGCATTGACGCCAGCCCGGGCGATGTTTTGTTATTCAGCTACGTAGGATATCTGACACGCGAAGTAACTGTAGGCACCAACAGTCAACTTAACATCACGCTTCACGACAACATTAAAGCACTGGGGGAACTGATCGTTACCGCCCTGGGCATACCAAAAAAATCGAGGGAACTGCCTTATTCCGCCCAGCAGCTGGACGGCGACGACGTATCACTCGTTAAAGACGCTAATTTCATGAACAGCATCGCCGGTAAAGCAGCCGGTGTATGCATTACCCGCAATGCCTCCGGTATCGGCGGCACCGTCAGGGTAGTACTGCGCGGGAATAAATCCACCCGCGAAAACCAGCCTTTGTACATCGTTGACGGCGTACCTTATGCCAACTACACCCCTTCACAGCCACAGGACGTATGGGGCCAGGCCAACAATACCATCGGCGGCGGCGGCCGCGATGGCGGCGATGGCATCTCCAATATCAACCCGGACGATATCGAAAGCATCAGCATCCTCAAAGGCGCCTCCGCCGCCGCCCTGTACGGCAGCCAGGCCGCCAACGGCGTTATTCTCATCATCACCAAAAAAGGCAAAGCCGGCAGAAGCCGCATCGACGTGTCATCCGACTTCACCATCGAAACACCGTCATTGCTGCCGAAGCTACAATACCGTTACGGACAAACACAGCCGCCCTATGATTCCGTCAACCAGCCCAAGCCAGGTTCCCTTGGCAGCTGGGGCGCTCCCGTACAGTCGCCCGATCATGTAAAAGACTTCTACAATACCGGCGCCACCTGGATCAACACCATCTCCTTCAGCGGCGGCACTGAAACGGCCCAAACCTATTTCTCCTACGCCAACACCACCAACAAAGGCATCCTCCCCACCAATAAGTTCAACCGGCATACCATCAATTTCCGCGAAACCCTCCGGCTGCTCAACAACAAGCTGGTGATGGACGCCAATGCCTCTTTCCTGGCGCAGTCATCGATCAACCGCCTGTCGTCCGGACTATACTACAGCCCTATTTCCGGCCTGTACGTGTTCCCGCGCGGCCTCGATTTCGACGCCTATAAAAACCAGTTTGAATACTATGATGCCAAACGGAGCCTGTACCTGCAGAACTGGTGGAACATCCGCAGCGACAAAGGCTGGATAGGACAGGACGACCAGCAGAACCCCATGTGGGCCCTGCTGCGCAACCGCCGCCTGGACGCCCGTTACCGGGGCATGGCCTCCCTGGCGCTCAACTATCAGCTCAACAACTGGCTCTCCTTCAAGGGACGCGCCAGCTTCGACAAATCGCTGGACCAGTACGAACTGGAAGCCTATGCCGGCACGCAGCGCGTGCTTTCTGACTCCAATGGCCGTTACATACTTGAAAAGGAATTCAATACGCAGTTATATGCCGATATCATGGCCAATGCCAGCGGAAAAGTAAATTCCTGGCTACACCTCGCCGGTAATGTGGGCGCCAGCATCACCGATCTCAAAGCGCATGAACGCTCTTTCAACGGCGCCAATCCCAATGCAGAGCCGGGCCTTAACTACCCCAATAAATTCTCACTGTCCAATATCGCTGAAAAATCACTCGACGCACGGCATTCCGTGGAACAGAAACAGCTGCAGGCCATCTTCGGCAACGCCCAGCTGGGCATCAAAAACTTCCTGTTCCTCGATCTTACCGGACGTAATGACTGGTCCAGCACTTTTGCCTTCACTCCCACCCTCAACAAAGGATACTTCTATTATTCAGCCGGCCTGTCGGCCATATGGACCGATATGTTTAAAATGCCGAAGGTCGTCAACCTGCTGCGCACCCGTCTCTCCTACGCTAAAGTAGGCAATGACATTGCCAGCTATGCTTCCAACCCTGCACCCTTCACCATGCAGACCACCGCCGGCGTCAGCAGGGTGCTGCTCAATTTACGTACACCCTATCCCGGTATACACCTGGAGCCGGAAGACAACCATTCCTTTGAAGCAGGCCTGGAAGTACACCTGTTCAACAACAGGCTCAATGCAGACATCACCGTCTACAAAAACAACAACTATAAACAATACATGGAAGTGCCCGCCCCTCCCGGTTCCGGATTTATGACCTATTACCTCAATATGGGCAATATCCAAAACAAGGGACTGGAAGCATCTATCAGCGTAACACCTGTACAGGAAAAGGGTTTCAGCTGGACCAGCACCATTAACTTTTCCACCAACCGCAACAAGGTATTGCAGCTGAGCAACAACAACATCGCCGGCGCCGATACCAGTAACATGTTCACCCTTACCGACTTCGGTGTGAACATGTTCGGTTCCTTCATACAGGAAGGCGGTTCCTGGGGTGATATTTATTCCAACAAAGAACTGAAACGGAACAGCCAGGGCCAGATCATCGTGGATGAAAACGGGAAGCTGTCCACCGTTCCCGCGTTTAAGAAAGTCGGTAATCCGAACCCTGATTTCATGCTGGGATGGAACAACAACATCTACTACCGCAATTTCACTGTCGGTTTTCTGATAGACGCCCGTTTCGGGGGTAAAGTGATGAGCGTTACACAGGCCGTACTGGACTACTACGGCGTGAGCGAGGCAACCGCCAAAGCCCGCGATAACGGCGGTGTGACACTCAACGCCGCACTGGCGGACGGCACGCCCTACACCGGCAAGATAGATCCTGTTAACTATTACACCATCATCGGCGGCCGTTCCGGCATCGGGGAAATGTATATGTACGATGCCACCAATATCCGGCTCCGGGAGCTGAGCCTCAGCTACCTGGTACCACTCAAATGGAAATGGCTGCGCACTATGCGGGTAGGCGTTATCGGAAGGAACCTCTTTTTCTTTAAGCTTAACGCACCTTTTGACCCGGACGTGTCGATGGGCTCCGGCAATGGCCTGCAGGGTGTAGACGTATTTGGACTGCCGCCCTTACGCAGTATGGGCATTAACCTGAAATTCGGATTGTAA
- a CDS encoding FecR family protein — protein MDTEQIKILLERYQQGDCSPEEAKIIEQWFEQINAHQSSIADEHTLDLELEEVKLRIQEQITPAPRVRRMRPWLISGAAAAAVILAAGLFWFNSNRHAATPTDAPLAHHPATGSNRMVRDGFVEITTLKGHQENIKLEDGSTVALNANSKLRYPEHFSAGERSVYLDEGEAFFSAAPDASRHFVVRTPELATTALGTSFNIRAYSAENKVTVALLTGKVKIDQLKSSQSNGSIVLLPSEQISFDRQLLSMIKSSFTKPEEVTSWKQGYLVFKDAPYTEIVTGIENRYGVTVVNESNKTAWNYTGNFRNESLSEVMDIICIAKSLSYTIKKDTVYLVNKK, from the coding sequence GTGGACACAGAACAGATAAAAATATTGCTGGAGCGATATCAACAGGGGGACTGCTCACCGGAGGAAGCGAAAATCATAGAACAGTGGTTTGAACAGATCAATGCCCACCAGTCTTCCATTGCAGACGAGCATACGCTTGATCTGGAGCTGGAAGAAGTGAAGCTGCGTATCCAGGAACAGATCACGCCGGCGCCCCGTGTGCGCCGCATGCGGCCATGGCTGATATCCGGCGCCGCTGCTGCTGCCGTTATACTGGCAGCAGGCCTGTTCTGGTTTAACAGCAACCGGCACGCTGCCACTCCCACTGACGCACCGCTGGCCCATCACCCGGCCACCGGCAGCAACCGCATGGTCAGAGACGGCTTTGTGGAAATCACTACGCTCAAAGGTCATCAGGAAAATATCAAACTGGAAGACGGCAGCACCGTGGCATTGAATGCCAACAGTAAACTGCGTTATCCGGAACATTTCAGTGCCGGCGAAAGAAGCGTATACCTCGACGAAGGTGAAGCCTTCTTCAGCGCCGCACCCGACGCCAGCCGCCATTTCGTGGTACGCACTCCCGAACTGGCCACCACCGCATTGGGCACCAGCTTCAATATCCGCGCCTACAGCGCCGAAAACAAAGTCACCGTTGCCCTGCTTACCGGCAAGGTAAAAATAGACCAGCTAAAGAGCAGCCAATCCAACGGCTCCATTGTGCTGCTCCCCAGCGAACAAATAAGTTTCGACCGGCAATTGCTGAGCATGATCAAATCATCCTTCACCAAACCGGAAGAAGTGACCAGCTGGAAACAAGGCTACCTCGTATTTAAAGATGCACCCTATACCGAAATAGTGACCGGCATAGAAAACCGTTATGGGGTGACCGTTGTCAATGAAAGCAATAAAACAGCATGGAATTATACCGGCAATTTCAGAAATGAAAGCCTATCCGAAGTAATGGACATTATCTGTATCGCCAAATCCTTATCATATACCATTAAAAAAGACACCGTTTATCTTGTAAATAAAAAATAG
- a CDS encoding SusD/RagB family nutrient-binding outer membrane lipoprotein, producing MHKRFCNFLLVIALLALGSGCTGKFTDINKNPYDFTEADLKGDFQLMGAPITQAQLYLIHYNDPPTAQLQQNLNADIFSGYMMSPTPFEGNINNMNYGLLYIWNNYPWNEVYHWVMKPCVFAQEKSGDKYPDFYAWATIMKVEAMHRISDTYGPIIYSHFGDTNKENTFEYDSQRDVYYRFFHDLDTAINLLTNYVNAGNPQRFQAFDLVYKGDYTKWIKFANTLRLRLAIRINGADKDKARKEGEAALKHPLGLLQDAKENFAVDISPVTHPLNIMCYTWADLRMSAPMESILTGYNDPRLPRYFVHTDEGANVYRGIRNGIRISLKEQYTGYSKITMLDNKIQYMAAAEAWFLKAEASLNGWDGAGSAAYNYEKGVSTSFSQYGLTTVNDYLQNDTSKPAPYVDPVNRDNNVPAGNKHLSTITIKWNEGASDEEKLERIITQKWIAMFPEGTEAWSEFRRTGYPKLFPVVINNSNNTINTEKFIRRLPFPQIEQVTNPKALLRAKKMLNGDDNGGTQLWWDTK from the coding sequence ATGCACAAACGGTTCTGTAACTTCTTACTGGTTATCGCCCTCCTGGCATTGGGCAGTGGTTGTACCGGCAAATTCACCGATATCAACAAAAACCCTTATGATTTTACGGAGGCAGACCTGAAAGGTGATTTTCAGCTGATGGGCGCTCCCATCACACAAGCCCAGCTATACCTGATACATTACAATGATCCTCCGACAGCGCAGCTTCAACAGAACCTCAACGCGGATATTTTTTCAGGGTACATGATGTCGCCCACGCCGTTTGAAGGCAATATCAACAATATGAATTACGGGCTGCTCTATATCTGGAACAACTATCCCTGGAACGAAGTGTACCACTGGGTGATGAAGCCCTGTGTATTTGCACAGGAGAAGTCCGGTGACAAGTATCCTGACTTTTATGCCTGGGCCACCATCATGAAAGTGGAGGCCATGCACCGTATCAGCGACACCTACGGCCCTATTATCTACAGCCATTTCGGAGATACCAACAAGGAGAACACGTTTGAATACGATTCCCAGCGGGATGTGTACTATCGTTTTTTTCATGACCTGGACACCGCTATCAACCTGTTGACAAACTACGTCAATGCCGGTAATCCACAACGCTTCCAGGCGTTCGACCTCGTATACAAAGGCGATTATACCAAATGGATAAAGTTCGCCAACACGTTGCGGCTGCGGCTGGCCATCCGCATCAACGGCGCAGATAAAGACAAGGCCCGGAAAGAAGGTGAAGCAGCGTTGAAACATCCGTTGGGTTTGTTGCAGGATGCCAAAGAAAATTTCGCCGTAGATATTTCTCCCGTCACCCATCCGCTCAACATCATGTGTTATACCTGGGCAGATCTGCGCATGAGCGCGCCGATGGAATCCATCCTCACCGGGTATAATGATCCGCGGCTGCCCCGTTACTTTGTGCATACCGATGAAGGCGCAAACGTATACCGTGGCATCCGCAACGGCATACGTATCTCGCTGAAAGAACAATATACCGGTTATTCCAAGATCACCATGCTGGACAACAAAATCCAGTACATGGCCGCAGCAGAAGCGTGGTTCCTCAAAGCAGAAGCATCGCTGAACGGTTGGGACGGCGCCGGCAGCGCCGCCTACAACTATGAGAAGGGCGTCAGCACGTCATTCAGCCAATACGGTTTAACGACAGTCAACGACTATCTGCAAAACGATACCAGCAAACCAGCGCCTTATGTAGATCCGGTCAACAGGGACAACAATGTGCCCGCCGGCAACAAACATCTCAGTACCATTACCATTAAATGGAACGAGGGAGCATCGGACGAAGAGAAGCTGGAGCGTATTATCACACAGAAGTGGATCGCCATGTTCCCCGAAGGGACTGAAGCATGGAGCGAATTCCGCAGGACTGGTTATCCGAAATTATTTCCTGTCGTCATCAACAACAGCAATAATACCATCAATACCGAGAAGTTCATTCGCCGCCTGCCGTTTCCGCAGATTGAGCAGGTCACTAATCCCAAAGCATTGCTACGCGCAAAAAAAATGCTGAATGGTGACGACAATGGCGGCACGCAACTATGGTGGGACACCAAATAA